CACGCTCACCACATTGCGAGAGATGGGCCTTATTACCAGAGAAGTGAACGTGGAGGAAGCTTTTACCAACGAGTTTGTCCCCTGAGGAAAGGCTTTGGTTGTCTTAGAGGCAGTAAACATAAGCATGACCTATAGCTCACGGCAGGGGCCTGTGGAGGCTCTGCGAGGTGTTTCCCTGGAGGTGAGGGAAGGGGAATTTGTGTGTATTGTGGGACCTTCAGGGTGCGGAAAAACCACGCTCCTGCGCATTCTGAGCGGGCTCCTCAAGCCTGTTTCCGGGCACGTCCTCTGGAAAGGCAAACCCCTCAGAGGCCCAAGACCAGAAATGGGCTTCGTTTTTCAGAAGGCTAACCTCATGCCCTGGCGCAATGTCCTGGAAAACGTCCTTCTGCCTCTGGAAGTAAAGGGCATAAATAACTCCAAGGCTATGGAAAAGGCCTCCTCTATCCTGAAAGCCATGGGCCTTGAGGGCTTCTTCCACGCCTATCCGAGAGAACTCTCCGGAGGGATGGAACAAAAGGTAGCTCTGGCCAGAGCTCTGGTTTATGACCCTGACATCCTCTTCTTGGATGAGCCCTTTAGTTCCCTTGATGCTCTGACCCGTGAGAAACTAAACGTTGAGCTCGCAAGGCTCTGGCGCAACCGCTGCAAGACCGTGGTAATGGTTACCCATAACCTTCAGGAAGCCGTCTTCCTGGCCGACAGAGTAATGGTTATGAGCCCGCGCCCTGGTACGCTGAAGGCCCAGTTTGCTGTCCCCTTCCCTCACCCCAGGGATTTATCTATAACTTTCACGCCTGAGTTTGTGGCTCTGGCCCGGACGGTTAGAGAAGCGGTGGAGCATTAGCCCCAGAAGGCAAAAAACACCAGCGGTAGCTCCACTTATCGTAAGCCACCATCTGGTGGCATCTACCCAGAAAGTCAGGGGGTAAAGCTGAATTAACGAATCGGAGTAGGGGAAAAGCCAGCTATCTCCTTCAAAGAAGAGCCTGTGAAAAAGAGTGAAGAATAGATCAAAATTGACAAAGGCCATAATTCCCGTAGCTAACCCGAATCCCACCAGCAATAAAGTTCCTGCGAAGAGGCCAAGGATCAGCTCCCGCCTCCACCCCTTGAGCCATAAGGCAGTAGCTGAAAGAAAAGCCAGAGCGAGGGAAAGCCTCAGGGCGAGCAAAGCTCCGCTGGCCACCCTTTTCACATCGGCCATGTGGCGAAGTTCCCGTTCGTTGTAGATGGGGCCACTTTCATCGGAGAGTGTTCTGAGGTATTCCAGGCCTTCACCGCCTATGACGTAGCGGAGGGTGGCTACGGAAAGCTTTTCCCTTTCCTCAGGGGTGAACCTGAAGGAGGGGGGAAAACCAGGGCGAGCGTACTCCCAGCGGATGAATTCCGGACGGGCCAGGAAAGGATAAGGGGCAAGGAGTATGATGAAGAACACGCCCATAGCCAGTAGCAAGGAAAGAAACAGACGCATACCTACCCTCGCAATGTAGCTCCTAATCTTTTTTCCAGTTCTCTGATAACTTTTTCCCTCAACTGGGCCACTTCTTCATCAGTGAGGGTGTGATCGTCGGCCTGGAAAGTCAGGGAGTAAGCAAGGCTCTTCTTCCCCGGTGGTACAGGCTTGCCTCGGTAAAGATCAAAGAGAACGGCGCTGCG
This Anaerolineae bacterium DNA region includes the following protein-coding sequences:
- a CDS encoding ABC transporter ATP-binding protein: MVVLEAVNISMTYSSRQGPVEALRGVSLEVREGEFVCIVGPSGCGKTTLLRILSGLLKPVSGHVLWKGKPLRGPRPEMGFVFQKANLMPWRNVLENVLLPLEVKGINNSKAMEKASSILKAMGLEGFFHAYPRELSGGMEQKVALARALVYDPDILFLDEPFSSLDALTREKLNVELARLWRNRCKTVVMVTHNLQEAVFLADRVMVMSPRPGTLKAQFAVPFPHPRDLSITFTPEFVALARTVREAVEH
- a CDS encoding TIGR01906 family membrane protein; translated protein: MRLFLSLLLAMGVFFIILLAPYPFLARPEFIRWEYARPGFPPSFRFTPEEREKLSVATLRYVIGGEGLEYLRTLSDESGPIYNERELRHMADVKRVASGALLALRLSLALAFLSATALWLKGWRRELILGLFAGTLLLVGFGLATGIMAFVNFDLFFTLFHRLFFEGDSWLFPYSDSLIQLYPLTFWVDATRWWLTISGATAGVFCLLGLMLHRFSNRPGQSHKLRRESYR